The genomic interval ATGGTCGGGGCGAACGCGAGATCCCGCCTGTGTTGTGCAGGGTGTGTCTGGATGTATTCGACGAAGGTTTCGAGGGCGTCACCCTCCAGCGTCGAGAGCCCGGCGTGCATGTTCTCGATGAACCGGTCGGGCGTGAACCGATGGAAGAAGGCGAGCAGACCGGAGCGAATGTCGAGTACCGGCGTCGAGGTGAGCAACGGGTCGAGGATCGGGTTGCCCGTGTCGTACGTTCGCTCGTCGATCTCGATCGTGATCGCCGAGGCCAGGACGAGCCCCGCGACTCGCTCTGGATACTCGGCGGCGAGCTGGAGGGCGACCGGGCCCCCACAGGAGATACCGACGACGATCGGACGTTCCACGTCGAGAGCGTCGAGGAGCGCCACGAGGAGGGCGGCCTGGTCCTCGAAGGACCGGTGGTCGTCGAGGGGCGTCCGGAGGAACCCCGGTCGGGAGGGAGCGATGACTTCGATCCCATCTCCAAGCGCCCCGTCCAGGAGGAGTCCCTGATCGTAGCCGCCCGGTGCTCCGTGCAGTACCAGCACGGGATACCCCGAGCCCCGTCGGGCGACTTCGACGACACCCCGTTCTGTTTCGACGAGCTCACTCCCGGCCGATAGCTCCGCGAGTCGTCGCCGTTTCCAGCGCCAGACTGCACCGCCCGCCACACAGAGGAGCATGCCGACACCGATTCCGATCGACCGTCTCAGGTTTCGGCGCATACCGAGGAATACGATTGGGACAGATATAGGTTCTGAGGGGGGTCGACCAATGGTGGCCGCCGCGGACGGAAGACGACGGGTACTCTGCCGGTGGTAGCGGGCGGCGAAATCCGGTGAGGCCCCGGAGACTGCACGAAGACACGCACCATCTAGACAGCATAGCTCCTGACACCCATCACTGCCGGAGAACTCCAGCAGGTCCCTAGCGCCCTTCCAGTTCCCGTTCGAGGTCGCGCAGGCGGTCGATGCGCTTCTCGGTCGAGGGGTGGGTGCTGAACAGGCGCCCGATCCAGTCTGCCCGGATCGGGATGATGAAGAAGGCGTTCATCTCCGACTGGCTGCGGAGGTCGTCCTTTGGCACCTTCTCCATGCCGCTGTCGATCTTCATGAGCGCGGTCGCCAGCGCCGAGGGCTTGCCGGTGATGACCGCGGCGCCGCGGTCGGCGGCGAACTCCCGGTACCGGGAGAGCGTCCGGATGAGCAGGAACGAGACGATCCAGACCACCAGCGACGCCAGGATGGCGACGATCACCGGCGCGCCCTGCTGGCCGCCCCGGTCACGGCCGCCCGCGAACAGCCACCCCCACCGGACGATGAGGAAGGCGATCGTCGAGAGAAAGGAGGCGATGGTCATCACCATCACGTCGCGGTTCTTGACGTGGGCGAGTTCGTGGGCGATGACCCCCTCCAGTTCCTCCTGATCGAGGGTGTTCATGATCCCCGTCGTCACGCAGACGGCCGCGTTCTTCTGAGAGCGGCCGGTCGCGAAGGCGTTTGGCACCCGCGAGTCGGCGACGGCGACTTTCGGCTTCGGGAGGTCCGCCTGCTGGGAGAGCCGTTCGACCGCCCGGTGGAGTTCGGGGTACTCGTCGGCGTCGACCTCCCTGGCCCCCATCGAGTACAGCGCGAGCTTGTCGCTGAAGAAGAACTGCCCGCCCAGGAACAGCCCCATGACGAGGACGATCGGGAGCAGTCGATCGCCGAAGTACAGGGTCAGAAAGCCCAGGAAGACGATGTACAGGCCAAAGAGGAGGAACATCGTCAGGACCATCCGGCCCCGGAGTCCCCAGTCGGTTTGCCACTGCATAGGCGGGCGTAGGCGACCGAGACTCTAAAACCC from Haloarcula pelagica carries:
- a CDS encoding alpha/beta fold hydrolase; the encoded protein is MRRNLRRSIGIGVGMLLCVAGGAVWRWKRRRLAELSAGSELVETERGVVEVARRGSGYPVLVLHGAPGGYDQGLLLDGALGDGIEVIAPSRPGFLRTPLDDHRSFEDQAALLVALLDALDVERPIVVGISCGGPVALQLAAEYPERVAGLVLASAITIEIDERTYDTGNPILDPLLTSTPVLDIRSGLLAFFHRFTPDRFIENMHAGLSTLEGDALETFVEYIQTHPAQHRRDLAFAPTILPASARIDGTRNDERWCRELPVVDYETIACPVLVFHGEFDAAVPISHAEFVVEALPDAEFVRVDADHLAGVGPDADRVRRALQSFVESIVEDANSTPTRR
- the htpX gene encoding zinc metalloprotease HtpX, translating into MQWQTDWGLRGRMVLTMFLLFGLYIVFLGFLTLYFGDRLLPIVLVMGLFLGGQFFFSDKLALYSMGAREVDADEYPELHRAVERLSQQADLPKPKVAVADSRVPNAFATGRSQKNAAVCVTTGIMNTLDQEELEGVIAHELAHVKNRDVMVMTIASFLSTIAFLIVRWGWLFAGGRDRGGQQGAPVIVAILASLVVWIVSFLLIRTLSRYREFAADRGAAVITGKPSALATALMKIDSGMEKVPKDDLRSQSEMNAFFIIPIRADWIGRLFSTHPSTEKRIDRLRDLERELEGR